The Pseudarthrobacter sp. BIM B-2242 region AAGATGCTCATGTCGGCGCCGGTTTCAGCGATGAAGACTTCCGCGATGGTGGTGCTGAACCCCGGGATGCTCACGAGGAGCTCCCGGGCGAAACGAAAGGGCTCCATCGCCGCCTCGATCCTGGTGCTGAGGTCGTTGATGTCGGCGGTGTGGGCGTCAATCCGGTGCAGATAGAGTTCGGTCATGTAGCGGTGGTGTTCGGTGAACCGGCCGGTGAGTGCTTGGGTGAGTTCAGGGATTTTGGACCGCAGCCTGCGTTGGGCCATCTCTGCCAGGGCCGCCGGGTCGGTCTGCCCGTCGATGAGTGCTTGGAGGATCAGGCGTCCGGAGACCCCGGTGATGTTCGAAGCTACGGAGGATAGTTTGATGCAGGCGTCCTCGAGGAGTTTCTCCAGGCGCTGGATCTCCCGGGTCCGTTCCTGGGTGATGATGGTCCGGGCCCGGGTCAGATCCCGCAGTTCACGGATCGGTGGCGGGGGCACGAAGGAGGCCCGGACCAGCCCGTGGGCGCCCAGGTCGGCCAGCCAGGCAGCGTCTGAAACGTCGGTTTTGCGGCCCGGGACGTTCCTGGCGTCATGGGCATTGACCAGGATGATGTTCAGCGGGGGTGTCAAGTTTTCTGTGTAAGGGACCGGTCGGTTATCCGGTCTGCCGGGTGGTCAGATCGGAAGTCGGTTGGGGAATTGAACGGCGAAAGCGTTCAGGGCCTGGTGCCAGCCTTGGGTGCCGGTTCCGAGCTCGCCGCCGCGGGTGGTCTCGATGTTCCGGATCCCCAGGTAGACCAGCTTGATTGCGGCCTCGTCGGAGGGAAATGAGCCCCTGGTTTTGGTGATTTTTCGCAGTTGGTAGTTGATCGATTCAATCTGGTTGGTGGTGTAGATGACTTTGCGGATCTCCGGGGTGAACGCCAGGAACGGCGTGAAGTCCTCCCACGCGTTCCGCCACGCCAATACCGCCCCGGGAGCTGTGCTCTGCCAGGTCTCCGCGAAGGCCTCCATGGCCAGCTCGGCCGCCTGCACGGTCGGTGCGGTGTAGATCGGGCGCATGTCCCGGGCCATGGCTTTGCGTGCGCCGTAGGAGGCGTATTTCATGGCCGAGCGCAGCAGGTGCACCACGCAGGTTTGCACGACGGTCTGGGGGTAGATGCTGTTCACCGCTGCCGGCAGCCCGGTGAGCCCGTCGCAGCACAGGATCAGGATGTCGGTCGCTCCGCGGTTGCGGATTTCGGTGAGCACGTTGGCCCAGAACTTCGCCCCTTCGCTGGTGCCCAGCCACAGGCCCAGGACCTGCTTGCGGCCCTCCACGTCCACGCCCACGGCCACGTGGCAGGCCTTGTTCACCACCACGCCGCCGTCCCGGATTTTCAGCCAGATCGCGTCGATGTAGACGATCGGGTAGACCGATTCCAGCGGCCGGTTCTGCCACTGGGCGACCTCATCGGCGATCACGTCGGTCACCCTCGAAATCGTCGCCGCGGAGACCTTGGTCCCGTAGATCTCATCGAGATGGGAGCCGATGTCCCGGGTGCTCATCCCGCGGGCGTAGAGGGACAGGATCATGTCCTCGACCTTGCCCAGCCGGCGGGCCCGCTTGGGCACGATCACCGGCTCGAAGGAACTGTTCCGGTCCCGCGGCACGGTGACCTGCACCGGCCCCTGGAGGGTCTGAACGCTCTTGGTGGTCTTGCCGTTGCGGGAGTTGCCCGTGCCCTGCCCTGCGGGGTCCCCGGACTCGTAGCCGAGGTGGTCGCTCATCTCGGTTTCCAGGGCCCGTTCCAGGACCGCACGGGTCATCCGGGAGAGCAGTTCCTCAACTCCGTTGCGGCCCTCCCCGAGGTCCTCCGCAGCCGTGACGAGGGCATCGATCTGATCGGCGCTCAAAACGCCTTCAAGGGGGTTGGTGGTCATACTGATTTCGGCCAAGAGGGCCCGTCCTTTCAGGGGCGAAACCGCAGGTCACACCCTAGTTAGAGACCGGACCCTTACACACTCAATGAAACACCCTCTGTTCAGCCCGTCATCTTCAAGCAGGTAGTAAAAGGGGCGCCAGTAATCACCGGTGGCCTCCATCACCACGAGATCCACGTGTTCGTCCAGCAGGTGTTCCTTCAGCCCCAGGATCTGCCCGGTCATTGAACCCCAGGTCGTGACGGTGGATGTGGTGGACTGGCCGCCGCGGCCCTGGATACGGACACAGACCTTCGCGTCCTTCTTTGAAATATCGACACCCGCGCAGCGCGGGTGAACGACCTCCATGACAGATCACCTCTTCCCGATCGGTTCCAGCAGATCGCGTCTGCGTCCCGGGGAAGGCGGATAAACAACAAATCTGACATTCGTGCTCAAAGGCAACATTCCACGGTCCCGCGGATAAAAAGCTGTGCCCTCCACCACCAAACTCACTTACGGGCTCACCGGCACTAAAGAGAGACCGGGGTCGACCGGAACACACTCTCCAGTCTGCTCCGGCAGCTCCAGACCCCGCAACCATTACCGCTGCATCACATTTTCGGCCTCCACGGCGGAGCGAAGCGCCCCTGAGAAACTCACTTAACGCTGTAAAACACCAAACCCCATGCACCGCCGTCGAACACCCAGGCAGCAGGGCTGCCCCGAACCCGCCGGCGGGTGCGAGAGCGTTCCCCGAAACCCCACATCAAGTGAGTGAGAGAGCGTCCTCCGAAAACCCGCATTAAGTGAGAGAGCGTCCCACGGG contains the following coding sequences:
- a CDS encoding IS256 family transposase; translation: MTTNPLEGVLSADQIDALVTAAEDLGEGRNGVEELLSRMTRAVLERALETEMSDHLGYESGDPAGQGTGNSRNGKTTKSVQTLQGPVQVTVPRDRNSSFEPVIVPKRARRLGKVEDMILSLYARGMSTRDIGSHLDEIYGTKVSAATISRVTDVIADEVAQWQNRPLESVYPIVYIDAIWLKIRDGGVVVNKACHVAVGVDVEGRKQVLGLWLGTSEGAKFWANVLTEIRNRGATDILILCCDGLTGLPAAVNSIYPQTVVQTCVVHLLRSAMKYASYGARKAMARDMRPIYTAPTVQAAELAMEAFAETWQSTAPGAVLAWRNAWEDFTPFLAFTPEIRKVIYTTNQIESINYQLRKITKTRGSFPSDEAAIKLVYLGIRNIETTRGGELGTGTQGWHQALNAFAVQFPNRLPI